One genomic segment of Novisyntrophococcus fermenticellae includes these proteins:
- a CDS encoding DUF4097 family beta strand repeat-containing protein: protein MKTWKKVLLIVSGIALAIGISCVIIGFALGFNPRDITTGRANRHMLYEWDWDDWDNWDGWWNNRGSDRNASDSREAAFTDIYNLDIDVKYSSVVLKVYEGSEIRVSAKRLNASKYTAKSADNTLYIMDETHHTAKGSEITILIPRDTHFDEVSMDVGGGEVKIDTLNSNEFSAEIGGGRLLVTESLNALEVDCSVGAGQIALSNLTCTELELDCGAGQVTAVIEGSQSDYRMEGDCGIGQIQFGTDHFSTMGKEFTAGTGSKLIHADCGVGQIDVQFKQQ from the coding sequence TTGAAAACATGGAAAAAGGTATTACTGATCGTCAGCGGAATCGCTCTGGCTATAGGAATTTCCTGCGTAATTATCGGATTTGCTCTCGGCTTTAATCCGAGAGATATCACAACAGGAAGAGCCAATAGGCATATGCTTTATGAATGGGATTGGGACGATTGGGATAACTGGGATGGATGGTGGAATAATAGAGGCAGTGACAGAAATGCCTCGGATTCACGGGAAGCAGCATTCACAGATATATATAATTTGGATATTGATGTAAAATACAGCAGTGTCGTTCTGAAAGTCTATGAAGGGTCCGAAATCAGGGTTTCTGCCAAACGACTGAATGCTTCCAAATATACAGCAAAAAGTGCGGATAATACACTATATATTATGGATGAAACCCACCATACCGCGAAAGGATCTGAGATTACAATTCTTATACCCAGGGATACACATTTTGATGAAGTATCCATGGACGTAGGAGGAGGTGAAGTGAAAATCGACACCTTGAATTCCAATGAATTTTCAGCAGAAATCGGAGGAGGCCGTCTTTTGGTAACCGAATCTCTGAATGCGTTGGAAGTCGATTGTTCTGTTGGAGCCGGCCAGATTGCGTTATCAAACCTGACATGTACAGAGCTGGAACTCGATTGTGGAGCCGGTCAGGTAACTGCTGTTATAGAAGGAAGCCAGTCTGATTATCGGATGGAAGGTGACTGTGGAATCGGGCAGATTCAATTTGGAACCGATCATTTTTCAACCATGGGAAAAGAATTTACCGCAGGAACAGGATCTAAATTAATCCATGCAGATTGCGGTGTCGGACAGATTGATGTACAATTTAAGCAACAATAA
- a CDS encoding PspC domain-containing protein, producing MDQNKRLYRSSTNYMLCGVCGGIAEYFNIDPTLIRLAWVLISVLGAGSGIIAYILAAIIIPK from the coding sequence ATGGATCAAAATAAAAGATTATATCGTTCTTCGACAAATTATATGCTATGCGGAGTATGTGGAGGAATCGCTGAATATTTCAACATTGACCCTACACTTATACGGCTGGCATGGGTACTTATAAGCGTATTGGGTGCAGGTTCCGGAATTATTGCTTATATTCTTGCGGCAATCATTATTCCCAAATAA
- a CDS encoding DUF1700 domain-containing protein, which produces MNRIDFMAQLERLLCDLPENERQDALCYYNDYFDDAGEEKESSIIQELGSPGKVAATIRASYRGTSENHGEYTENGYRDSQFSEKSQMPVQRSTGGDSRKQQEESHGRSYQGEKQSNQGHKRRGVGGWFLIILAVIILGPVVFGVGAGAIGTLAGVLAAIAALLISGFAVAIGGIAGIIKGAVIMAASPGSGLVAIGGGFILLAVGLLLILFFAWLLFKILPKAFRAIVNFLSRVFHHGRGRDEGGEAH; this is translated from the coding sequence ATGAACAGAATAGATTTTATGGCGCAACTGGAGCGCCTGCTCTGTGATTTGCCGGAAAATGAGAGGCAGGATGCCTTATGCTATTACAATGATTATTTTGACGACGCCGGGGAGGAGAAGGAAAGCTCCATCATTCAGGAACTGGGCAGCCCCGGAAAAGTTGCGGCTACGATTCGTGCAAGTTATCGTGGTACTTCCGAAAACCATGGAGAGTATACGGAGAATGGATACCGGGACAGTCAGTTTTCGGAGAAGAGCCAGATGCCGGTTCAAAGAAGCACCGGGGGCGACAGCCGGAAGCAGCAGGAAGAATCCCATGGCCGGTCATATCAGGGCGAGAAGCAGAGCAATCAGGGACATAAACGCCGCGGAGTGGGTGGGTGGTTTCTCATCATTCTTGCGGTAATTATTCTGGGACCGGTTGTTTTCGGGGTCGGAGCAGGGGCAATCGGGACGTTGGCCGGAGTGCTGGCGGCTATAGCCGCATTGCTTATTTCCGGATTTGCAGTGGCCATAGGAGGAATTGCGGGAATTATAAAAGGAGCTGTAATTATGGCGGCGTCTCCCGGATCCGGGCTGGTGGCTATAGGGGGTGGTTTTATCCTCCTGGCAGTCGGATTATTGCTGATTCTCTTCTTCGCATGGCTTTTATTTAAGATTTTGCCAAAAGCCTTTCGCGCAATTGTCAACTTTTTGTCCAGAGTATTTCACCACGGACGAGGAAGAGATGAAGGAGGTGAAGCGCATTGA